The genomic window TGGATCTCTTGCTTCATTCTGGTCTTGCTCTCCTCAAACTTTGCCAGGTTGTCTGTTACTTCTTGGTCCAGCCTCTGCAGGTGTCGCTTCTTTTCCTCTGACAAGAAGTGGAGCCTTTGCTCCCATTCAGACTTCACAGCCTGCTTCTGAGCCTTGAGCCCCTGCAGGGGCTGCTTCTTTGGCTTCACTAGCAGTCCAAGGTTCTTTCGGAAGGGGCTTTTCTTGTTCTCCAAATTGCCTCTTGCTTCCTGGTCCAATGTCTGCAGTtgaatctcttcttcctcccccaagaACTGCTGCATTTTCTCATATTCAGACACAAGCAAGGCTTTGAGCAGGCGGCCGTCCTTCTCCCACTGCGCCTCTCGGATTTCCTCAAATCCCAATTCCATCTGAAATCTCTTCTTCTGGGTCCTTAAACTCTTGCCTGTGGCCTCGAGCTTCTCCATGCACTGAGTGACGGCCGCATCCAGGAGCAGAACTCTGTGCTTCTGGTGCTCTGGGCTTAAAAAGCAGGGTCCGCACAAGGGTCTCTGATCCTCCTCACACAACAAGGTGTGCTGTAGGCCATGCTTGTCACAGGTGGGCAGGTCCCCGAGGCTCTGCAATAGGGGAGGTCTCTGCATCTTGCCAGTGTTAGCCAGATCCTGCAGCCCCCTGTCGGGGACCGTGTCTTCCAAGGCAGTGGCTGTGCTGCACACCGGGCAGGCTGTTGGAGGGCAGATGTCCTTCCAGGAGCTGGCAAGACACTCTGTGCAGAAAGTGTGGCCATACTCGAGAGTCACTGGGTCCATGAAATGGCCCAAGCACAGCGGACAGGAGGCCCCCACTCTGAGGCTTTCAAAGCAGATTTTGGCTTCCATGTTCCTAGGTTTTCTAGGCCTTTTTTCCAGAGATAATCCACTAAGGCTAGGGAACTAGTTCTTTCCCTGAGCTCTTCTGTTTTCAGAGAGAGTCCACCCAGGATGTGCAACTAGATCTTTCCCTGAGCTCTGGCAGCCAGGAAAATGACAGGAGTCCATCTAGTGGGCTCTTTTATAGGCCTTCCCTCTTAGCCCCTCCCCTCATCTATCATCAAGGTGTCAACCTCTGGCCTGATAAAGACCCCAGTTTCTCCCTAGTGAGAGTTCACACCTGGGTGAGTTTTCACTTCTGGATTTCATTGTATTCCTGGGGCTGGGGACTCACCAGGGTGCTCACCCCTAGGCCATGCAGCCCAGAACTGTTTTCTCCAGTTTGGCACTTTAACCAAAGGAAAACCCCAGGCCATTGCTGACTGTGTCCAAAGGATTTCAGACACCAGCAAACACTGTCAGTTGTGCTGGTGTCCAGCTTCCTGCCAGGCCCCGGGGATGCTCTGCTTTCCTGCTTTGGCTCCAGTGTTCCCTGCCTGGGCCCTGGGCTGACTGGTCATTGCCCTTTCCCTGTGACCTGGTGTGGTCCTGCACTGCCTAGGCATTGATGGGATCCTGTGCCTTgcaacctccccctcccccattccagTTTAGCACAGTTTACCTCAGTGGATGTCTTGTCTTTACTAAGTGTGAAACTGCTATTGAAGCCCAGAGAGGAGAGAGCCGCAGGCTGCTCAGGGAGAATCAAACTTGTTTAGCTGAGTTACATGTTAAAGCTTCAGATCAGTCAATAGGAGGATCAAGTCATGAGTGACTGCTGTACCCATGTAGAGAAttctatctttttaaatgtattttgtggttttattcaTCTGGTTCCTCTGTGACACAAATCTGTGACACAAATATTTtacccattttatagttgttttgaatcacatttctttctgtatctctttctgcTGAGGTTAACCTCAGAACAGGTAATGGTTCTTGTTGGTTTATTTCATGCCCTGCTAAGACTTTTCCAGACTTTTTAAAGTacaccatcatgccatctgccaaaaagcaatcattttCCTTCCCTATGAATATGCCTtcaatttatgtatatttttgtggTTAAATATGGCATCTCTGAGACTGGGGTTCTAGCAAGTTTGAGGAGAGGTAGGATCTTGTGAAACAGGATCCAAGTTTCAAGTTTGATTATTGTGTTTGAGGAGACCAATGATTCTTCAATTACGTCCCAGAAACTGAGTCTGCCTGGACAATTCCAACAGAATTGGCCGTTCAAAGTTAAAGCACAATGACCAATCACAGTCTAGTAggggtttaaaataaaaaaccaagcagagaggaaaggaaaaaaaaaggcctggTGGAAAGGCTTTCAATTTAATTTGAACTGATAGGACAGGGACAGGGGGGTGTAGAAGTGCCAACTAAG from Sminthopsis crassicaudata isolate SCR6 chromosome 3, ASM4859323v1, whole genome shotgun sequence includes these protein-coding regions:
- the LOC141562065 gene encoding putative E3 ubiquitin-protein ligase TRIML1, giving the protein MEAKICFESLRVGASCPLCLGHFMDPVTLEYGHTFCTECLASSWKDICPPTACPVCSTATALEDTVPDRGLQDLANTGKMQRPPLLQSLGDLPTCDKHGLQHTLLCEEDQRPLCGPCFLSPEHQKHRVLLLDAAVTQCMEKLEATGKSLRTQKKRFQMELGFEEIREAQWEKDGRLLKALLVSEYEKMQQFLGEEEEIQLQTLDQEARGNLENKKSPFRKNLGLLVKPKKQPLQGLKAQKQAVKSEWEQRLHFLSEEKKRHLQRLDQEVTDNLAKFEESKTRMKQEIHKLDMLIADIEKNSVQLPLEMLQEAKSTLGRSEELLLQKPVVASPTWTMRPISGMAETLLTFHRRLCLDPQTANPHLALSEDLQRVEYRAVPRDVPDNPERFDSALWVLAKQKFTSGRHYWEVVVGEQREWEVGVCEEWIRRKGDDGQKVLGDRLTLAAFTFGRDFHLWHSKQTVPSCKPVQKCLLLSANTI